CGGCATCCTCGAGCTGACGAGCCGGGTCGTAGCGATGGTCTTCCAGGTAATGCGCGGGCGACTGGAAGGCGCTGTCGTCGTCGGCATCAGCTGCCGGGTCGAAGGCCATGTCCTGGCCGGTCAGGCGACTTTCCATCTCGCGCACTTCGTGCGGCTCGACACCCAGGCTGGCGGCCACGGCGGTCACTTCATCGTTGTTCAGCCAGGCCAGACGCTTCTTCTGGCTGCGCAGGTTGAAGAACAGTTTGCGCTGGGCCTTGGTGGTGGCCACTTTGACGATGCGCCAGTTCTTCAGAATGAACTCGTGGATTTCCGCGCGAATCCAGTGCACAGCGAAAGACACCAGGCGCACGCCCATTTCCGGGTTGAAGCGCTTGACCGCCTTCATCAGGCCGACGTTGCCTTCCTGGATCAGGTCGGCCTGGGCCAGACCATAACCGGAGTAGCTGCG
The genomic region above belongs to Pseudomonas sediminis and contains:
- the rpoH gene encoding RNA polymerase sigma factor RpoH — protein: MSTSLQPVHALVPGANLEAYVHAVNSIPLLTPEQERELAENLFYQQDLEAARQMVLAHLRFVVHIARSYSGYGLAQADLIQEGNVGLMKAVKRFNPEMGVRLVSFAVHWIRAEIHEFILKNWRIVKVATTKAQRKLFFNLRSQKKRLAWLNNDEVTAVAASLGVEPHEVREMESRLTGQDMAFDPAADADDDSAFQSPAHYLEDHRYDPARQLEDADWSDSSSSNLHEALESLDERSRDILYQRWLAEEKATLHDLAAKYNVSAERIRQLEKNAMNKLKGCIAA